A genome region from Hevea brasiliensis isolate MT/VB/25A 57/8 chromosome 7, ASM3005281v1, whole genome shotgun sequence includes the following:
- the LOC110642792 gene encoding uncharacterized protein LOC110642792 isoform X1, whose translation MFDYGDEFTIETYRIPWLIWIQILIFFLLIFLLCCFSVFTSDLSHYNTKTPSSSTSPSSLASASASTYLNNPLLNHSTTTTLANRLQHNQGPNLTLLVNAAIKYCTKTSRVLMGFLLSVAALPLKTKILKLKKKLKNVFEILEHVEASESYLLSAYSMDGFFISFDVFVDRDCTLHYICVYYMADIFKCFFIVAKHFPVK comes from the exons ATGTTTGATTATGGAGATGAATTTACAATAGAAACCTATAGAATCCCATGGCTTATTTGGATCCAAATCCTAATCTTCTTCCTCCTCATCTTTCTTCTCTGTTGTTTCAGTGTTTTTACTTCAGATCTTTCGCACTACAACACCAAAACCCCTTCCTCTTCTACCTCTCCTTCTTCCTTAGCTTCAGCATCCGCTTCTACTTATTTAAACAACCCTCTTCTCAACCACAGTACTACTACAACTCTCGCGAATCGCTTGCAGCATAACCAG GGCCCAAATTTAACCTTACTGGTGAATGCTGCCATTAAATATTGTACCAAAACCTCAAGGGTTCTTATGGGATTTCTTCTTTCAGTTGCAGCCCTTCCTTTGAAAACaaaaatattgaaattaaaaaaaaaattaaaaaatgtctTTGAAATTCTTGAGCATGTTGAAGCCTCGGAAAGCTATTTGCTAAGTGCTTATTCAATGGATGGATTCTTCATTTCGTTTGACGTTTTCGTTGATAGAGACTGCACGTTACATTATATATGCGTATACTATATGGCGGATATATTTAAATGCTTTTTCATAGTTGCCAAACATTTTCCAGTTAAATGA
- the LOC110642792 gene encoding uncharacterized protein LOC110642792 isoform X2 yields MFDYGDEFTIETYRIPWLIWIQILIFFLLIFLLCCFSVFTSDLSHYNTKTPSSSTSPSSLASASASTYLNNPLLNHSTTTTLANRLQHNQIGESQSIKGEIATSTSTRMVTEEDTESQGISANSIINLHPCNYFRLAKLAFLKCLGLDTSSDNSPSCDRKKER; encoded by the exons ATGTTTGATTATGGAGATGAATTTACAATAGAAACCTATAGAATCCCATGGCTTATTTGGATCCAAATCCTAATCTTCTTCCTCCTCATCTTTCTTCTCTGTTGTTTCAGTGTTTTTACTTCAGATCTTTCGCACTACAACACCAAAACCCCTTCCTCTTCTACCTCTCCTTCTTCCTTAGCTTCAGCATCCGCTTCTACTTATTTAAACAACCCTCTTCTCAACCACAGTACTACTACAACTCTCGCGAATCGCTTGCAGCATAACCAG ATAGGAGAGAGCCAAAGTATAAAAGGAGAGATAGCAACAAGCACAAGTACAAGAATGGTGACAGAAGAGGACACAGAAAGCCAAGGCATTTCAGCAAACTCCATTATTAATCTCCATCCCTGCAACTATTTTAGGCTTGCCAAGCTTGCATTTCTCAAGTGCTTGGGGTTAGACACATCCTCTGATAATTCTCCGAGCTGTGACAGGAAAAAGGAAAGATAG
- the LOC110642788 gene encoding protein MIZU-KUSSEI 1 encodes MAVSPPLVHRSPLRGEPMPPSGSASSNDSPKSSTPPLSPPLSRGTLQLIHPSEKKKKHKLVRAFRSVFRSFPIINPVCKIPVLQGTSPDSQRSYVTGHRVTGTLFGYRKGKVSLSIQENSKCYPSVIVELAIQTNVLQKELGSGMVRIALECEKRHDKNKVRLLDETVWAMFCNGKKNGYGMKRDATDEDLRVMELLRAVSMGAGVLPGNSEIEGPDGDLAYIRAHFDRVVGSKDSETLYMISPEGNNGPELSIFFIRV; translated from the coding sequence atggCAGTCTCCCCTCCCCTGGTTCATCGAAGTCCATTAAGAGGGGAGCCAATGCCTCCAAGTGGCTCTGCTTCCTCAAACGACTCACCTAAATCGTCAACACCACCATTATCACCACCACTGTCGCGTGGAACCTTACAACTCATCCATCCatctgagaaaaagaaaaagcacAAACTTGTTCGCGCCTTTCGCTCAGTTTTCCGATCTTTTCCCATCATAAACCCTGTATGCAAGATTCCAGTCCTCCAAGGTACCTCACCGGACAGTCAGCGTAGCTACGTAACAGGTCATCGGGTCACCGGAACTTTATTTGGCTATCGTAAAGGTAAGGTAAGCTTGTCCATACAAGAAAATTCGAAGTGCTATCCTTCTGTAATCGTTGAGCTAGCAATACAAACCAACGTATTACAGAAGGAGCTAGGTTCAGGGATGGTCAGGATTGCCCTGGAATGCGAAAAAAGACATGATAAAAATAAGGTTAGGCTATTAGATGAAACGGTATGGGCCATGTTTTGCAATGGGAAAAAGAACGGTTATGGAATGAAAAGAGATGCCACAGATGAGGATCTCAGGGTGATGGAGCTCCTAAGGGCTGTGTCCATGGGGGCTGGAGTTTTGCCGGGGAATTCTGAGATTGAGGGTCCTGATGGGGACCTTGCCTACATCAGGGCCCATTTCGATCGGGTGGTAGGCTCTAAGGATTCGGAGACTCTGTACATGATCAGCCCAGAAGGGAACAATGGGCCTGAGCTCAGTATCTTCTTCATCAGGGTTTGA